Genomic DNA from Echeneis naucrates chromosome 23, fEcheNa1.1, whole genome shotgun sequence:
TGGTGTAAAAATTGCAGATGTTCAACCAGCTGTTACTGAGCGAGGGCAACAtctgctggctgtgtgtgtctcagtttgTGTAGGTGTACGCAGCCACCAACCTGTATATCTGTGAGTTCCTTTGATATCCGTGAAGTCAACTGTGAGTTTTCATCATGACAGGGGATGTGCAAGTTCTAAAACACACAGTGTTAATAATTAGGTTTAATTTGTGGATCTAAGAAACAGCAGGAACAGGCCTCTGATAGCCATCTAAAGATGACAACCATCCATGTGGCGTCCAAGCAGAGCCCCACAAAAAATGATATCAAATGCTCTACATTCAactacaaaaaaatgaaataaagcttTTGACAGTGTAACAGTGTAAAGATGGTCATGGCAGAATTAGACAGCATAACGGAAAATTTGCCCTCTTTTTTGGAAACACACTTATTTGTGATTGCTCTCAACTCTCACTGTGAGTTTGTTCAACCTAAGACAGTCAGTTTAGTTTGGCATCaatggaggaaaacaaatcatttcacTCTgttgaaagcaaagaaaacaaaaaaaaagtcacagagatgagtcttttgtttttctcttctacAGTGTGTAAAGCCTATCAAATATCACATATAtataagaatatatatatatatatatatatatatataaggcaagaaaattaaaatggcGTTCAACTGAGAGGTAATTGTAGTTCTATCTTCACTACTGAGTTTGCAAAAGACACGTGGAAGAGAGGGGGCCTATTTATATCCATGCTGTCGGTATCCATACTGTAAAATGTCAGAGCAGGACATAATGTCTTTATTATAACATATAGTAacaaaatagttttcatttatatttgaaacCTGCTATGGTGCAGTTaacagatatatatattgtatatattccCAATGCTCCTCTTCCTTACCTGTCCCTGGTAAATAATGTGTCCTATGGGGCAGATCATGCAGGCGGTGCCAGAGCCGAACAGTTCTTTCACCCGCTGCTCTTTCAGGGCAGAGCACAGCTGGCCCATGGTCAGGTAACGCTCTGTCACCTTAAACTCACCCTGACAGAGgggaagagcagagagggacTAAGATTTCAGCAGTCAGTTCATGTTGTTCACGATCATAATATAGCACAGCGTTACTGTTATTGGGGTTCATGCGAATGTCTGGCTCTCAGTCTTTCTCACCCATTTCTTGGTTAGTTCAAGGATGCTCTGCCGGGTTATACCGGGGAGAATGATGCCATCCAGAGGAGGAGTTGCGAGCTCCGCCTCTGAAAAACATAAAGCATTCTTTaatgcaaataataaatatataaaacttcATTTCAAGGCAAAGAATGTGTCTTATAGTTGCACTGATGCTGCTCTGCCAGTAGAGGTCACATTTGTAAAATGCTAAACAGAGAtgactctctttttttttttttttagcacatgCAAAATAATTGATAGAGTGATTAAACTTATGAAAGCAGCTATCTACATATGCTTCTTAAGTACATTAGTGACTGTGCTTGAACAAGCATGGCTCTGGTATTGATGAAGACTCACCCCCATCCTCATTGATCCAGTGAAGGAAGATGTTCATGGTTCCTGCTTCAGTAATCTGGTGGTCCTCTCCATATAGCCACAGCACCTGCTGGCACCCATAATCCACTGCTTCATACTGGGCGAACAAAGAGCATCCGTAGTTCCTACAGAAATCAAAAGCAATCATTGTAATTAGTTAAGTCAGTTACTTCCTACATTAATGCCTGCAACTATAGTAGTGCAGTTTGATTGGATTTGGAGCATGTTTATTAGAGCTGACATGCCTCCCATGTGTGCAGGAGTGAggtaaataaatttgaatttcGTATTAGAAGAAGCTACAACAACAATGGATTTATTTTCAATCATAAATTATCCTGAATTGAGGGAGTGTAGTGCCACGAGTTCTTCTGCAGTTGTCTTTAAGAATTCAGCAGCTAGTTCTAAAACTTAAGTGCACAAATATACACAGCGTGTGTCTGCCTACCCTCCTATCTTGCAGTCTCCTGTTCCTCCTTTCCAGGCCCGTGTGTACTTTGGATCAGCCCACAGGGAGATGGCGGCTGTCTTGTTGAAGTAAGAGCCAGCTTGACACAAGATCACATACAGCAAGGCACGGCATGGTTTCTTTACACCTAATGAGGGCTGCCGTGGACACATTGAAACGTGTTTGACAATTCATTCATTGTAATTCCAAAAACACATAATTGCATGACTCCTCTGCAGCATGGTGGCATTGCtgttagagctgttgccccgcaataagaaggtcatgggccAAggccctttctgtgcagagttggcatgttctccccatgtttcctccaggtactccagtttcctcccaccgtccaaagacttcatgtttgggttaactggtgactctgaattgtctgcaggtctgagtgtgagcgtgagtggttgttggtctctgtctgtctctctgtgttggccctgtgattgtAAAGTGAGCTAGAAGATGAATGGGTGAGTGAGTGCACGATCCTCTTACCTCAGTGCTGATAAATGTTGGTCTAATGTACAGACTGGCTGGGTCTGAGTGAGGAATCCAATCCTGGTCTATCTCGACCAGTCGCCTGATGCATTCCAGCAACTCTGAGTGATCAAAGGCCTGAGAGGCAGAGGTAGATGACAGTAACTATTAATTTGTTGTCACCTATTCTTTCATTAGTCTATCCCTTCCATACATCTCACAGGTAGACAAGCTCTTCTAGCGGAGTTGGCCATGCGGTTCATGTTGAGCATTGGTCTGAAAAGACGGACTTGGTTGTCATCCCCACGGTATGCCTTCAAGCCTTCAAACAGCTGGTGGGAAGAGAATGCTTCATTGAATCAGATCATTTTAGACCCCAGGAAATGACATGACCTTGCCTTGCAATATCATATGATGTAAATCAGCATCAActaaagaaatgtataaaagGTTCGTTCCAGGCCACTGCACCTGTATGCCGTAGTGTAGTGACGAGCAGGCTGGGTGGACGGACAGGTTTCCTAAGGGCTTGATGAGTGGAGCCTGCCAGCCCTCAGTCTCACTCCACTCTATGGTCAGCATGTGGTCAGTGAAGACAGTCCCAAAGGATGAAACCTCTGGTTTGGTCTTCAGAGTGGAGGACAGCTGGACAGCCAGGTCAGCTGCCTGTGAAAAGAAGAACCGTGTTATGTTGAAATGGTGTGGTTTGTACAAGATTCCAGGCTGAATTAACCGGTTCATTTATGGGGCATCATGTCATATTCATCCCTCATCATCCTTTTCATACCGAACACATTTTTTCTAAACTGTATTTTTTCAGCCTAGCCTCTGAAAAAGACTAATGTTACTGGCGTTCACTCGGAGATGAAGGGTAAAATAAACCGTTTTCCCTTGACAGAAACAGGGGTCAACtgtatgcacatacacatatacactgaCACGCACCATAGGGGAAGACTAAATGCTACATGCTCTattcatcatatttattattgtgtCTTCCTGTTCAATTCTTGTCATGCCAtgtttccagtttgtttttccaacaaagtttttttctcaGACATCCCACCTGGAAATCAAAGGTCACAGTTAGATATCGAATAGAGTGGCTTCACATTAGCACAGTATCTGACTCCGCTGTGTCCCCATGTTATCTTTACAGCGCCGGGAGCAGGCCGTGGGAAGAGGGACAGCTGGGTGTCCCGTCCTTTGCTGCTGTTCCGGAACACTAAGTTTGTGACTCTTCGTGTTGGACCGCCATTTAGTTTGTTACCTGTTCCTGTTGGCTGGGATTAGGCTGACCCTTTATCCCCTACCCTCGTGTGAAGAAGCTTGCTCCATAATCCGAGATTACAGTGCAGTAAAGTGGCAGGCAGCCACACCACTGCACAGCATAGCACCGTGTGAAAGGTGTAGCATTTTCTTTAATACTTGTTCTCACACTTGTCTGCGATGTTcagtgttacattttcattacattacatgTAACAGAATGTTACATTTTTTGCAGTTAACCTTCTCTAATACACATCATCTGCTGATGTTCTGACATAATATCCAATTTTATACCACCTTCCTACATCCCAACTGTTGTCTTGCAAGATAACACAGTAATACAGTAAACCTATTAGTCTATGAACAATGATGCACGGAGTGAGCTATAAACCTTCACTGTTGTCTGCATCACTGAGTTCACCCACAATCTAGGCAATGTTTGGGTTGGATTAAGTGGCTATAAATACATGCTGGACTGAATATCCAACCATCTTCTGGGGTGTACAAGAGCAGCGAATGAGGTTAGGGGGAACATAAGACTTCAGATAAAAACACTCCtgtttccatttgtttgtgGAGTATTTGAATTGTTAGTGTTTTTGGCATGTTAAACAAGGGAGTAAGCAACAATATAAACCACATAATACATTTACAGTGATTAACTTTCAATTGAAATAAAAGTTGACCAAACGCAAACACTTGTCTTGGCAAGTTTGTGCACCTACATGTCTGTCCTAATCTCTCCCTGAGCCTGCTGTCTCTTGTGCTCAGGCACCCAGGGTCAGGAAACAAGGAAAGCTCCAGCTACTTAGCATGAGCTGGGAAAGTGGATTTTGCTGAGCAGGCTgcaccaggaggaagaggaggacaagcAGCAGAGTGAAGGAGTGTCCTTCTTCCCCGAAAATGGTGACAACATGGACACTGTTCTGTTTCAAGAGAAGTTGAGGGCTAAATCAACGGCCTCAGGCAAAGCATTTGAAAGTTGACAGAGAGCGGACTTTTTCAATTGCTTGGATTTCTGATGGATTATTTCCTTATGTGTTTGCTGTCAGGACGAGAGGCTAGTCAAGGCCTTTCAGTGCTGCTCTTAGCAGCATGAAGACCAAAGGAAACGCTGGAGCATCTTCTATGTGGGGCAGCAGGGGGGATTTTTGAGTGACGGGAAACCAAGGAATTATCAAGATGCTTCACCTGGAGCACCTACTGTGGGTGGGTACTGTTGAATAAAAATGGCATGTAGACACTGACATCTTGGCATAACACCCATTCCAACCAAACACCTGCAAAGCTTTCAAGCGACTTGTTTCATTACCTTAAAGCTCGGGATGCTGTCGTCGGCCATTGAAGTGGTAGATGGTCGGATAATTTCCTGAAGCAGTTATGAGAATATTATGAGACTTTGAATGTGAATGCCTCAATCTGCAAGTACACTTTTTcttagaaataaatataaatttacaaaCACACTGGTAGCACTGCAAAAGAAAGGTTGGATTAAAATGGAGCAGAACCATCTTTGATCAGACTGAGCAATGAACTTGAAAATCTTTTGCCCACTTAACATTATCCATGAAATCACCTAAATCACCTTATTAAGGACATGCAGAAAACAACTGTTAGGAAGAGGCAGGAGACCAAATAGGTACAGCTTAGTTGGCTTGGATATGGACTCATATCCAAAGCATCAGCAATTTCTATATGTGCCTGTaatcctttattattattattattattattattattattattattattattattattattcaaattaaataactAAATTAAAGGCCCCACAATTGGAAGCCAATGTGAGATTTATTCCATTGTGTTTATCAAAACAGTTTCTTGTacaatttattaaataaaaatggatataATTGCGCATTTAAGAGCTAATCTACACTTGGACTGCTTCAGCAGGCTACAGGGTTATTAATATTGTGTACTTACACTGAGTGGCAGATTAAACATTTATCCCTAACATTCGGGTGAGCGGTGTTTGGTTACCGTCGGAGGAGCGGAGGTCTGGCTCACAGGCGGCTCTGCACCTTCACGTTCCTCCTGCTAAACCGCTTACTGATTGAGGTCGAAGCCGGCCCCTTTACGGTGTTACACTGCCAACGAACATCCTGCTTGGCACGGTTATCGCTATTTCAAAGGGAATTTAAACGTttctcactttattttattttatttattattattattattattatttttggtccTTATTTGTGTTGTTATCTCATCCAGATTGGTGTCATTGTATCCGTCGCCTCGGGAGGTTGTTTGTagttctgttttattcatttttaacatgATAAAGTTGTGTTGACCTCACCACGGCAGACCCCGAGGCCGAGCAGCACCCAGCTGTCTGTCGTGTGGGTGCCATGGGTGCTGCTGTGTCACCCTGGGGCCTCAGGGTGGGGCTGCTGCCTCACTTTACCGCCATGACGCCCACTCCCCAGTTTTAACTCGGCGGGTCGCGAGCGCTCAGCTCTAGTCTACCTGCGCGCGTGCTCTGTGCTTTCCAACCGGCCGCCTCAGCAAACATTTGGACGGCAATGTTTGCTTTAAGCTTAcgacagaaataaaagaaaaacaacaacaacactgttcTCCAGCAGTCAGAGTACTAAACAAGgtgaggtcttttttttttttttttttgtgcatataTTTGTGTAGACTTGTATTTGTGCACAAGTCGCAAATTGAAACGCGCCTCTGGTGTGTTTGTCGTAGCCGGACATTTATCtagtctgtctttatttatttatttatttatttatttatttattttttttaagtgtgcctTATTCTGCAGTGAAATCAGGCGTTTTGTCCAGTTTGAGCTTGTTGCTTTCACCTGCTAGGACCTGCGGCTGcaaaagagttttatttttttaaatgcgtCGTATCTTTTGTGTGTAATTTAAGGACGTGACGTTTTGAATCTAAAtgaaatctaaataaaatgttcatttttctctccCCGAGAAGCCTGGATTTAGAATCTGAAAACTTGTGGGCAGGTTTGCATGTGTAACCCCTTCTGTAAACTCGGTTCAGGTCCCTCACATTGCAGGGTatgtgctttaaaaaataacagGATTATCAAACTATCCTGTTATTTTACTCATCATCTTgctccttcatttctttgttttacagACCTTAACATAATAACTATTGAAATCTGGGagtaattattttgtgtttgatggCTTTTATCATCTCATAGCTGAAATTTTTAAAATTTGGCTTCTCTGTACTGGTCTCTATTCTTTGCTTGCGACTTCATCCTGTCATTTGAGTGAGAAATCCTTCCTAAACAGATCGGCCCCTTATCCACAACATTACGGTCATCTACTAGTAGGATGACCTTGGCCTTCTcgacatgtttgtgtgttttctctttaaacttttaaccttttttttttttttttttttttgcttgtctCCAGTTTTCAGCCCTTCCTCACGCCAGGAAGTCAGCCCTGCAGCCCTGCCATCAGCAGCATGGATTATTACACGCCCCAGCCAAATCGTCGACACAACCCTGTGGACAGCATTTGCCGCAAACTGCAGACCATTCAGTGGCGCGGTGACAGAGAGCCAAATTCGCCATTCCAGATTCCCAAGCTATCGTCAAGCAGTTACGACAGCCCCCAGATTGGCCTCAGACACAACTTAGAAGCCATCCTGAAGAAACAGGCTGTCCACAGAGACGAAGGGGAGAGGGGAAAGGAGAAGGTGAAGGAGAAAGGGATGGGGCTGCAGAGCTCTGCAGCCTCACAAAGAAGCAGTCTGGGTCAATCTGTGCCTCTGGCCACCCCTCCCACGCCAACTAATGTTACATACACAATCACAAGCACTCTAGGTGAGAGGAGAGGTGCCGATGGCAGTGATTTGAGACAAATCAAGACATGGCAGAGTTATTGTTCAACACCCACTGGACAGTCCAAAGACTCACCTTACTTCACATTCACACGAGGACCTCGGTCAGTGCAGCCTGAGAGCGAGAAGCCAAGCAGGAGCCCACCTCTGTCCCGTACCTTCACGCCAAGTAACAGCACCCTTTCCTACAACCTCAACTTCTGCTCCGTGGACACAACAAACTTGACGGAGTGTGAGCTGCCCTACCCAGCCCTTGTTGTGAAAAGACTGTCCATGGGTGATGGAGGTAGGAAGGTGGCGCTTCTGTCCCGCTGGGATATAGAGATTACTGTTGGAGTGAGCACAAAATGGATTCATTTGACCCCACGTCCCCATCCATCgagtttttctgtttgctaAGCAAACTTTATCTAGTGATAAGGAATGTGAGATGCAATTGAAAACTGGACAATGCTTGAAAGTGGAacttttttaagattttattttctgaaactaAGTGAATTGTTTTGTCTGACCCTCGTTAGTGGCACCAGAGTGAAAAATGCAGATTCTTGTGCATACATATTAGCGTTGTAGACTGGAACTGCCATTCCACAAGGGTGTTTAATGTTTAGTAGTTATATTTTCATTACCATAAGTATAATCTTATAAGGACTATCCTAATAGGGATTCTCGCAGTACCTACTAAATTGAATTATTAGAAGAAGAATATAAGGAATGCAGCTGCTTTGCAGCAAAACGGGATTATTTATcagggaaaacaaacatttacccAAGGGCTTTAGAGCTGAACACACCAGCCCACCTGACTTTTACCTTTATTTATATTCAGCTTTGATAAGAGCCAAATGGTTGAATCTGTCCTGTTTATAGTctgttaaaatgtcatttgaatAGTACTTTGACATAGTATTAAAATGAGGTTGTAAACAAAGATGTGTAGAGCAGGGGTTAATGAATTTTTATCTCTCAACTGC
This window encodes:
- the bcat1 gene encoding branched-chain-amino-acid aminotransferase, cytosolic, which gives rise to MADDSIPSFKAADLAVQLSSTLKTKPEVSSFGTVFTDHMLTIEWSETEGWQAPLIKPLGNLSVHPACSSLHYGIQLFEGLKAYRGDDNQVRLFRPMLNMNRMANSARRACLPAFDHSELLECIRRLVEIDQDWIPHSDPASLYIRPTFISTEPSLGVKKPCRALLYVILCQAGSYFNKTAAISLWADPKYTRAWKGGTGDCKIGGNYGCSLFAQYEAVDYGCQQVLWLYGEDHQITEAGTMNIFLHWINEDGEAELATPPLDGIILPGITRQSILELTKKWGEFKVTERYLTMGQLCSALKEQRVKELFGSGTACMICPIGHIIYQGQNLHIPCHDENSQLTSRISKELTDIQYGRTPSDWTFLVSQG